A region from the Poecilia reticulata strain Guanapo linkage group LG12, Guppy_female_1.0+MT, whole genome shotgun sequence genome encodes:
- the prrc2b gene encoding protein PRRC2B isoform X4, with the protein MSDRLGQLTKSKDGKSKYSSLSLFDKYKGKSIESQKNTVVTRHGLQSLGKVAAARRMPPPAHLPSLKSENKGNDPNVIIVPKDGTGWANKQEQTDQKSSSASTPLLPESQPQLALQKSVSNLQKSSPVTNQENTNTGGPKQWAQLNGKAVEQDGSRALNRLQPFSHEEFPTLKAAGEQDRVGKERSGFDPSYGPGPSLRPQNVTSWREGGGRNLQPSSLTLSLPADPEGKTTALGETGSPPASSHPSSATGITSAAAVTAPSPSLEPKEPSLRPAQPVRRPAVPTALQYQLHHTSTAVYHDMLPAFMCAKETRETPTADNVTTTAATTARFDSKPTFRPSYAKPELVNGDLRRENRFVRAPPRLSSQPIRRPSDRPARPAIINPEDLKDLDDLDNDCEDGWAGLHEEVDYSEKLKFSDDEEDRSDKNKMWAEWEREKENQRDCQSSLSSGEAPYSQEGADDNYSSQHHHHESHRKPISRYLSTDSQKNHSEPPTDSDDHQRSQSQAPARAKYVSPEVSEAVERARRRREEEERRAREERLAACAEKLKKLDEKFGKSERPASKTEDIPKEAEGKEAPLSPNREHSKGHNENWQYSTKEGSECLPVNSVGHSYREEHHRSSDDDGLEPSSPSDDYSGRQASKPVPPRFQKQLQHHQQQEQTPKMQHWQQSSHPSSSSHSQRGYYPQHVLGFDPRWMMMPPFMDPRMTQGRSPVDYYAGSIQSSGMVKPIVHQDHLNSPTSDEGCHSNLHQERRAPSTEPYPVWNQDGYPLRSFTPPYQRQHETSDSDLSGERGHIAPSQRDSFEDGTNQSLTHNSDDHPHNAYYSRDADKERKHHDTGLLTTAQNLCQKSEGTKQDPRDKHLKDALDSYDTLDGSKDNWKRDGGGLSPPSQWPEASSSNSVNQTSETSGRTLIRRTGPIKKPVLKALKLEDKENEKPKPEPEEKPVPYRLEKEVLTNVYDLKKDNQPASNRRPASPVVEKQPEERLRQSPALSKTDRPLSTHSDDFPKETHLGSGRSQLLREGQENNRDPQAPRRNNWIFIDEEQAFSSVRGGGGGGRGRSRGFREFSSRGGTRGGRGGDNLKGAYNTNSGGALRPARGRGPPRDLLKVDEFQRGKPRRRNVSETLSEASEYEELPKRRRQKEAENREGYTEAGEVRKADRDSWRSNKVYTDDQTASDNREKARMRGFGGRVLPPRLNTTNSYNRTFGGSRDASSWRGRGPQFNSNSSSMQENGYAPGAEVAYSRRPPVERDALKYAPKFSGSFTENGGEDREGEYYFENDNPDRQMLRRRRPPRQDKPPRFRRLRQEREPGSNQWTSDEYVNGDFANPWPTRSKGSGDDHWPGGHFSGRSSQHGQTEEWETGSENSDFGDWRGKQGGSGNLGVQGHVDIPSDSGHSEPGSGEKRELSKRSFSSQRPLVERQNRKGEPSLLEASKMVRTPENLSTSSSNRSDGWQNGGTSCKSRSPDETGAVYSLEPPTEDRVPGELTGKKLDKEMKPGSVKTDIVEPLTQYELSSYPIDADALGQNVDPDGYQDALSKKQRRPQEDERRRKEQGPSVQVKNRTASSKMPPRFVKKQGSMSLEQTEEAISSPNNLGTEIWETNSSALSVQSSGGDSWTKQVSYTGSEPNSEDSDAGPEQSKEQHKPGPIGNERSLKNRKGSEGVDRLEGGPITSVNGVDLHVDSVLPVPPIEFGVSAKDSDFSLPPGSTPVPVSNPVNKLQDTLSTDTSLNQSIPMLRSNHLQPGISLNTIFPTADLTLKMESARKAWENSQSLPEQGSPGGSASGAQPPCSGGSSTGVSYSSFGVSMPPMPVASVAPSMSMQGNPIPPLYMDGHVFPSQPRLVPPSMTQQQTYPQAAAAQQIPISLHTSLQAQAQLGLRGGLPVSQSQEMFNSIPPFRSQVYMHPNLSQPNPMVLSGGAPLKGPYSAFPGMQPSDMVKSQSGSHYQPMNGNQQLVFDGQMNQGPGMGSSQLMDSQLIQVTMPLPGSQLRYGSAQQHLILPQSIQLQQGQNLSVGGPRRMLPPGSQAAVMTGSREGSQMEMKGFQFSEKPNHSPGLSGGSYRPGSASPSGKPSGPGGPVGPLPTLFTQQVSAAQGSMVMHMRPPTTGPFPSPIQRPVMQVNKPVIIRSPPYPNHGRDPSHSTPPSVLEPTVKGPEDGMKVSHPL; encoded by the exons ATGTCCGATCGTTTGGGGCAATTAACCAAGTCCAAGGATGGGAAAAGCAAGTATTCCTCACTCAGCCTATTTGACAAGTACAAGGGAAAATCAATAGAATCTCAGAAAAATACAG TAGTTACGCGACATGGCTTGCAAAGTCTTGGCAAAGTGGCAGCAGCCCGGCGTATGCCCCCACCCGCTCACCTGCCTAGTCTAAAGtctgaaaacaaaggaaacgaTCCCAACGTGATTATAGTGCCCAAAGACGGTACAGGATGGGCGAACAAGCAGGAACAAACCGATCAAAAGAG TTCCAGTGCATCTACGCCACTGCTGCCGGAGTCGCAGCCACAGCTGGCTTTACAGAAATCTGTCTCCAATCTTCAGAAGTCCTCACCAGTAACCAACCAGGAG AACACAAACACAGGTGGACCAAAGCAATGGGCCCAGCTAAATGGAAAGGCAGTAGAGCAAGATG GTTCAAGGGCCTTAAACCGACTTCAGCCCTTCTCTCACGAGGAATTTCCCACCCTGAAGGCAGCTGGAGAACAGGACAGAGTTGGCAAGGAAAGAAGCGGCTTCGATCCGTCGTATGGGCCCGGACCAAGCCTCCGCCCTCAGA ATGTGACGAGTTGGAGGGAAGGTGGCGGCAGGAACCTTCAGCCCTCCTCCCTGACCCTCAGCCTGCCAGCGGATCCTGAGGGTAAGACCACTGCCCTGGGTGAGACTGGCTCTCCGCCGGCCTCATCGCACCCTTCCTCTGCCACCGGCATCACCTCTGCTGCCGCGGTGACCGCTCCGTCACCGAGCCTCGAACCTAAGGAGCCCTCCCTCAGACCCGCCCAGCCAGTCCGCAGACCAGCCGTCCCCACTGCCCTCCAGTATCAGCTTCATCACACTTCAACCGCCGTCTACCACGACATGCTGCCTGCATTT atGTGCGCTAAAGAGACGCGTGAAACGCCAACCGCTGACAATGTCACTACCACCGCAGCAACCACAGCACGATTTGACAGCAAACCCACTTTTAGACCAAGCTATGCCAAACCTGAACTTGTCAA CGGCGACTTAAGAAGAGAGAACCGTTTTGTCCGTGCTCCACCTCGTCTTTCTTCTCAGCCCATCCGCAGGCCCAGCGACAGACCAGCGCGTCCAGCCATCATTAACCCAGAGGACTTGAAGGATCTGGATGACCTCGACAACGACTGTGAGGACGGATGGGCCG GTCTTCATGAAGAAGTTGACTACAGCGAGAAGCTCAAGTTCAGTGACGATGAAGAAGATCgtagtgataaaaataaaatgtg GGCTgagtgggagagagagaaagagaaccaGCGAGACTGCCAGTCCTCTCTTAGTTCTGGAGAAGCACCTTACTCTCAGGAGGGCGCAGATGACAATTATTCTTCCCAACATCATCACCATGAGTCCCACAGGAAACCCATCAGCAGATATCTCTCTACTGATAGTCAG AAAAACCACAGCGAACCGCCAACTGACTCAGACGATCACCAGCGGTCTCAGAGTCAAGCACCAGCCAGGGCAAAATACGTGTCCCCCGAAGTATCCGAGGCTGTCGAGAGAGCCCGGAGGCGgcgagaggaggaggagaggcgtGCTCGGGAAGAGCGACTAGCTGCCTGTGCTGAGAAACTCAAAAAGTTAGATGAGAAGTTTGGGAAGTCTGAAAGACCTGCGTCAAAGACAGAAGATATTCCGAAGGAGGCCGAGGGGAAAGAAGCCCCACTTTCTCCTAACCGGGAACACAGTAAAGGCCATAATGAAAACTGGCAGTATAGCACAAAAG AAGGAAGTGAATGTCTGCCGGTCAACTCCGTTGGCCATAGTTATCGTGAAGAGCACCATCGTAGCAGTGATGATGATGGCCTGGAACCTTCCTCCCCTTCAGACGATTACAGTGGACGCCAAGCCTCCAAACCAGTTCCACCCCGCTTTCAAAAGCAACTACaacaccaccagcagcag GAACAAACCCCCAAAATGCAGCATTGGCAGCAGTCCAGTCATCCTTCAAGCTCAAGTCATAGCCAGCGGGGCTATTATCCCCAGCATGTGCTCGGGTTTGATCCCCGCTGGATGATGATGCCACCTTTCATGGATCCACGCATGACACAAGGCCGCTCTCCGGTGGACTACTACGCTGGTTCGATTCAGTCTTCAG GAATGGTAAAACCCATTGTGCATCAAGACCACCTGAACAGTCCTACTTCTGATGAGGGATGCCATTCCAACCTTCACCAAGAGAGACGGGCCCCGTCTACTGAGCCTTACCCAGTTTGGAATCAAGATGGCTACCCTCTACGCAGCTTCACTCCACCCTATCAGAGACAGCATGAAACTTCTGATAGTGACCTGTCGGGGGAAAG aggTCATATTGCCCCTTCACAGCGGGACTCTTTTGAAGATGGGACCAATCAGAGCTTGACGCATAATAGTGACGATCATCCCCATAATGCTTACTATAGCCGAGACGCTGATAAAGAACGCAAACACCATGACACCGGCCTTCTCACCACCGCTCAAAACCTCTGCCAGAAGAGTGAAGGCACAAAGCAGGACCCAAGAGACAAACACCTGAAAGATGCTCTTGACTCTTATGACACCTTAGACGGGTCCAAGGACAACTGGAAAAGAGATGGAGGAGGCCTCAGTCCCCCAAGCCAGTGGCCCGAAGCTAGTTCTAGCAATAGTGTCAACCAGACATCTGAGACTAGTGGCCGGACATTGATTCGTAGAACCGGACCCATCAAGAAGCCGGTCCTTAAGGCGCTCAAATTGGAAGACAAGGAAAATGAAAAGCCTAAACCTGAACCAGAAGAGAAGCCTGTCCCCTATCGTCTGGAGAAGGAAGTTCtcactaatgtttatgatttgaAGAAAGATAACCAGCCTGCCAGTAACAGGCGTCCAGCATCACCTGTCGTTGAGAAACAGCCTGAGGAGAGGCTGCGGCAGTCACCGGCTCTTAGCAAAACGGACCGGCCTCTTAGCACCCACAGTGACGACTTCCCTAAGGAAACCCACCTGGGCAGTGGCAGGAGCCAGTTACTTAGAGAGGGCCAGGAAAATAACCGAGATCCTCAGGCCCCCCGGCGCAATAACTGGATATTCATCGATGAAGAACAAGCGTTTAGTTCCgttagaggaggaggaggaggaggtagaGGTCGCAGCCGAGGCTTCAGGGAATTTAGCTCCAGAGGTGGAACCCGTGGTGGCCGAGGTGGGGATAACCTCAAAGGAGCGTATAACACCAACAGTGGTGGCGCTCTGAGACCTGCTAGAGGTCGAGGACCACCCAGAGACCTCTTGAAGGTTGACGAGTTCCAGAGAGGCAAACCTCGCAGGCGAAATGTCAGTGAGACCTTGAGCGAAGCATCGGAGTACGAAGAACTTCCCAAGAGGCGGCGCCAGAAGGAAGCGGAAAACAGAGAAGGTTACACGGAGGCCGGCGAGGTTCGTAAGGCCGATAGAGACTCTTGGAGGTCCAACAAGGTGTACACTGATGACCAGACAGCCTCAGATAACAGAGAAAAGGCAAGGATGAGGGGCTTCGGAGGTCGCGTTCTGCCCCCCAGGCTGAATACAACCAACAGTTACAATCGAACCTTTGGAGGGTCGAGGGACGCGTCTTCCTGGAGGGGCCGGGGACCCCAGttcaacagcaacagcagctcgATGCAAGAGAACGGTTACGCACCTGGAGCTGAGGTCGCTTATTCCCGCAGACCTCCAGTGGAACGCGATGCTCTCAAGTATGCTCCGAAATTTTCAGGCTCTTTCACAGAAAATGGTGGCGAGGACCGTGAAGGAGAATACTACTTTGAGAACGACAACCCCGACAGACAGATGCTGAGACGGCGGCGTCCCCCGCGTCAAGACAAGCCTCCCCGTTTCCGACGCTTACGACAAGAACGGGAACCCGGTTCGAATCAGTGGACGAGCGATGAGTACGTCAACGGAGACTTTGCGAATCCCTGGCCCACTCGCTCCAAAGGCAGCGGAGATGACCACTGGCCCGGTGGTCACTTCTCAGGACGCTCCAGCCAGCATGGTCAGACTGAAGAATGGGAGACGGGATCAGAGAACAGCGACTTTGGTGACTGGAGAGGGAAGCAAGGTGGCAGCGGGAATCTAGGTGTGCAGGGACACGTTGACATTCCCTCAGACTCTGGTCACAGTGAACCCGGCTCTGGTGAGAAGAGGGAGCTTTCAAAGAGAAGCTTCTCTAGTCAGAGGCCGCTGGTCGAGCGACAGAACAGAAAAGGAGAGCCTTCCCTGCTAGAGGCAAGCAAGATGGTACGCACACCTGAAAATCTCTCCACTTCCTCGTCTAACAGGAGTGACGGTTGGCAGAACGGAGGGACATCTTGCAAGAG CAGGAGCCCAGATGAGACCGGGGCAGTCTATAGCTTAGAACCCCCAACAGAGGACAGGGTGCCCGGTGAGCTAACAGGAAAGAAATTAGACAAAGAAATGAAACCTGGATCAGTCAAGACGGACATTGTTGAACCGCTCACGCAATATGAACTCAGCAGCTACCcca TTGATGCAGATGCACTGGGACAAAACGTGGACCCAGACGGATACCAGGATGCCTTGTCAAAAAAGCAACGACGCCCTCAGGAGGATGAGAGGCGGAGAAAAGAACAGGGACCTTCT gtgCAGGTCAAGAACAGAACGGCTTCTTCCAAGATGCCACCGCGCTTCGTCAAAAAGCAGGGAAGCATGAGCCTCGAGCAAACGGAGGAAGCAATTTCTTCACCGAACAATCTAGGAACAGAAATCTGGGAGACCAACAGTTCAg CTCTCTCTGTGCAGTCTTCAGGGGGAGACTCATGGACTAAACAGGTGTCTTACACTGGGAGTGAACCCAACTCTGAG GATTCTGATGCTGGTCCAGAACAGAGTAAAGAACAGCACAAACCAGGACCCATCGGGAACGAGCGCTCCCTGAAGAACCGCAAGGGCTCCGAAGGTGTGGACAGACTGGAAGGTGGCCCGATAACATCAGTCAACGGTGTGGACCTCCACGTGGACAGTGTACTTCCCGTGCCTCCAATCGAGTTCGGTGTCAGTGCCAAAGACTCTGATTTCAGCCTGCCGCCGGGCTCCACCCCAGTACCCGTCTCCAATCCTGTTAACAAGCTTCAGGATACGCTTAGCACTGAT ACATCTCTAAATCAGAGCATCCCAATGCTGCGTTCCAACCACCTGCAGCCTGGCATCAGCCTAAATACCATCTTCCCCACTGCTGACCTCACTCTCAAG ATGGAGTCGGCGCGTAAAGCCTGGGAGAATTCTCAATCTCTTCCGGAGCAGGGCTCCCCCGGTGGTAGTGCCTCAGGCGCTCAGCCTCCCTGCAGTGGTGGGTCATCCACCGGAGTCAGCTACAGCTCTTTTGGGGTTTCCATGCCTCCAATGCCGGTTGCTTCAGTGGCACCTTCGATGTCCATGCAAG GTAATCCCATTCCTCCGTTGTATATGGACGGTCATGTGTTTCCGAGTCAGCCACGCCTCGTTCCCCCCTCCATGACCCAGCAGCAGACCTATccacag GCGGCAGCAGCTCAGCAGATTCCCATCTCTTTGCACACATCTCTTCAGGCTCAGGCTCAGCTGGGGCTTCGTGGAGGTCTGCCTGTCTCTCAGTCACAGGAGATGTTTAACTCCATCCCCCCCTTCAG GTCCCAGGTTTACATGCACCCCAACCTGTCGCAGCCCAACCCAATGGTGCTGTCTGGTGGGGCCCCCCTCAAGGGTCCTTACTCTGCTTTTCCTGGCATGCAGCCGTCGGACATGGTGAAATCCCAGTCGGGCTCACACTACCAGCCTATGAACGGCAACCAGCAGCTTGTTTTCGACGGTCAGATGAACCAGGGGCCTGGTATGGGTTCCTCACAACTGATGGACTCCCAACTCATCCAG GTGACGATGCCCCTTCCTGGCTCACAGCTGCGTTACGGCTCAGCTCAGCAGCACCTCATCCTTCCCCAGTCCATCCAGTTGCAACAGGGACAGAACCTGTCGGTGGGAGGGCCGCGCCGGATGCTGCCACCAGGCTCCCAGGCCGCAGTCatgacaggaagcagagag GGCTCACAGATGGAAATGAAAGGATTCCAGTTCTCTGAGAAGCCCAATCATTCCCCAGGTTTATCTGGAGGTTCCTACAG GCCTGGATCTGCGAGCCCCAGTGGAAAGCCTTCCGGTCCTGGTGGGCCTGTCGGTCCTCTGCCTACGCTTTTTACTCAACAg GTGTCAGCTGCTCAAGGCAGCATGGTCATGCACATGCGGCCCCCCACCACCGGCCCTTTCCCCAGTCCCATTCAGAGACCTGTCATGCAGGTCAACAAGCCCGTCATCATCCGCTCCCCCCCTTACCCTAACCATGGCCGCGACCCCTCCCATTCCACCCCCCCTTCAGTCCTTGAGCCCACAGTCAAGGGGCCAGAGGATGGCATGAAGGTGAGCCACCCACTATAA